In Populus alba chromosome 9, ASM523922v2, whole genome shotgun sequence, a genomic segment contains:
- the LOC118032287 gene encoding monosaccharide-sensing protein 2, translating to MNGAVLVAVAAAIGNLLQGWDNATIAGAVLYIKREFHLESEPTIEGLIVATSLVGATLITTCSGPISDWLGRRPLLIISSILYFVSGLVMLWSPNVYVLLLARLLDGFGIGLAVTLVPVYISETAPPEIRGLLNTLPQFTGSGGMFLSYCMVFGMSLMEAPSWRVMLGVLFIPSIIYFLLTVFFLPESPRWLVSKGRMLEAKKVLQRLRGREDVSGEMALLVEGLGVGTDISIEEYIIGPANDFTDDHDIAADKDHIKLYGPEQGHSWVARPVTGQSAIGLASRHGSMANQSLSLMDPLVTLFGSVHEKLPEQGSMRSMLFPHFGSMFSVGGNHPRNEDWDAESQARDGEDYASDGAAGDSDDNLQSPLISRQATSMDKDMVPPAHGSMSSMRHGSLITGNAGDPVGNTGIGGGWQLAWKWSEREGQDGKKEGGFKRIYLHQEGAPGSRRGSLVSLTGADAHADSEYIQAAALVSQSALYPKELVNENPVGPAMVHPSETVAKGPSWRDLFEPGVKHALAVGVGIQILQQFAGINGVLYYTPQILEQAGVGVLLSNLGLSSASTSLLISALTTLLMLPCIAVAMRLMDISGRRTLLLTTIPVLIISLILLVLGSLVDMGSVVNASISTVSVVLYFCFFVMGFGPIPNILCAEIFPTRVRGLCIAICTLTFWICDIIVTYSLPVMLKSIGLAGVFGLYAIVCIISFVFVYLKVPETKGMPLEVISEFFAVGAKQAAAAKEN from the exons ATGAACGGAGCTGTGCTTGtagctgttgctgctgctattGGCAACTTATTGCAAGGATGGGATAATGCAACCATCGCAG GGGCtgttttatacataaaaagGGAATTTCATTTGGAAAGTGAACCTACTATTGAAGGATTAATCGTGGCTACATCACTTGTTGGAGCCACTTTAATTACTACGTGTTCTGGACCCATATCTGATTGGCTAGGCCGCCGTCCTTTGTTGATAATCTCATCAATACTTTATTTTGTTAGTGGTCTTGTAATGTTATGGTCTCCCAATGTTTACGTTCTGCTTTTGGCAAGGCTTTTGGATGGATTTGGCATTGGTTTGGCAGTAACTCTTGTTCCAGTTTATATATCTGAGACGGCACCACCTGAAATAAGGGGGTTGTTGAATACCCTTCCTCAGTTCACTGGATCTGGTGGAATGTTTCTGTCATATTGCATGGTGTTCGGAATGTCCTTGATGGAGGCTCCAAGTTGGAGAGTGATGCTTGGAGTTCTTTTTATTCCCTCAATCATCTATTTTCTGTTGACTGTATTTTTCTTGCCTGAGTCTCCAAGGTGGCTTGTAAGTAAAGGACGGATGCTTGAGGCCAAGAAGGTTTTGCAGAGGCTCCGTGGCAGAGAAGATGTTTCTG GTGAGATGGCTTTACTGGTTGAGGGACTTGGAGTTGGGACTGACATATCAATAGAGGAGTACATAATTGGCCCTGCCAATGATTTCACTGATGACCATGATATAGCTGCCGACAAAGATCATATCAAGTTATATGGGCCTGAACAAGGTCACTCCTGGGTTGCCAGACCTGTAACTGGGCAGAGTGCTATTGGTCTTGCGTCTAGGCATGGAAGCATGGCAAACCAGAGTCTATCTCTCATGGATCCTCTTGTCACCCTCTTTGGTAGCGTCCATGAGAAGCTCCCTGAACAAGGAAGCATGAGAAGTATGCTTTTCCCTCACTTTGGAAGCATGTTCAGTGTAGGAGGGAATCATCCCAGAAATGAAGATTGGGATGCGGAGAGCCAAGCCAGAGATGGTGAGGATTATGCATCTGATGGTGCTGCTGGTGATTCTGATGACAATTTGCAGAGTCCATTGATCTCACGTCAGGCAACAAGCATGGACAAGGACATGGTCCCACCTGCCCATGGAAGCATGTCAAGCATGAGACATGGGAGTCTGATTACAGGAAATGCTGGAGATCCGGTTGGTAACACAGGGATTGGTGGTGGTTGGCAGCTGGCATGGAAATGGTCCGAGAGAGAAGGCCAAGATGGGAAGAAGGAAGGGGGCTTTAAGAGAATTTATTTGCATCAAGAGGGAGCCCCTGGTTCTCGGCGTGGATCTCTGGTTTCTCTGACTGGTGCTGATGCCCATGCAGACAGTGAATACATCCAGGCTGCTGCTCTGGTGAGTCAATCAGCTCTTTATCCCAAGGAGCTTGTGAATGAGAATCCAGTTGGACCAGCTATGGTCCACCCATCTGAAACTGTAGCTAAAGGACCAAGCTGGAGAGATCTTTTTGAACCAGGAGTCAAGCATGCCTTGGCTGTTGGTGTGGGAATTCAAATACTTCAGCAG TTCGCTGGCATAAATGGGGTTCTCTACTATACTCCTCAAATTCTTGAGCAGGCAGGAGTTGGAGTTCTTCTTTCGAACTTGGGCCTCAGTTCAGCTTCTACATCTCTGCTTATCAGCGCCCTTACAACATTGTTGATGCTCCCTTGTATAGCTGTTGCCATGAGGCTCATGGATATCTCTGGGAGAAG GACTTTGCTGCTCACCACTATCCCCGTGTTGATCATATCCCTCATTTTGTTAGTCCTTGGAAGCTTGGTGGATATGGGCAGTGTTGTTAATGCATCAATCTCAACTGTTAGCGTTGTGCTCTACTTCTGTTTTTTCGTAATGGGTTTTGGGCCAATTCCCAACATATTATGTGCAGAGATCTTCCCTACTCGTGTTCGTGGCCTTTGCATAGCCATTTGCACCCTTACTTTCTGGATTTGCGACATCATTGTGACGTATTCACTCCCAGTGATGCTTAAATCTATCGGCCTTGCTGGTGTTTTTGGTTTATATGCAATTGTATGCATCATATCATTTGTGTTTGTCTACTTGAAAGTTCCAGAGACCAAGGGCATGCCTCTGGAAGTGATTTCCGAGTTCTTTGCTGTTGGTGCAAAGCAGGCTGCAGCTGCTAAGGAAAACTGA
- the LOC118032288 gene encoding homoserine kinase — MAICCFPSPLKPITPATPLTNLKPKRPGILRCNFSLPTITTTEPEPVFTSVSCFAPATVANLGPGFDFLGCAVDGLGDFVSLRVDPSVHPGELSISNISGPKKLSKNPLYNCAGIAAIATMKMLNIRSVGLSLSLEKGLPLGSGLGSSAASAAAAAVAVNELFGRKLEVKDLVLAGLESEAKVSGYHADNIAPAIMGGFVLIRSYDPLELMSLQFPVEKDLIFVLVSPDFEAPTKKMRAALPAEIGMPHHVWNCSQAGAFVASVLKGDLVGLGKALSSDKIVEPKRAPLIPGMEGVKKAALEAGAFGCTISGAGPTAVAVVDSEERGVEIGERMVETFWKEGNLNAVASVKRLDRAGARLVGSVPR, encoded by the coding sequence ATGGCAATATGTTGTTTTCCATCTCCTTTGAAACCTATAACCCCAGCAACTCCATTAACAAATCTTAAACCCAAAAGACCAGGCATCCTTCGCTGTAACTTCTCTCTGCCCACCATCACAACCACCGAACCCGAGCCCGTTTTCACATCCGTCAGCTGCTTCGCACCTGCCACTGTCGCCAACCTTGGCCCTGGCTTTGATTTCCTTGGATGCGCCGTCGATGGCCTCGGCGACTTCGTCTCTCTCCGTGTCGACCCCTCTGTCCACCCCGGCGAGCTCTCCATCTCCAATATTTCGGGCCCCAAAAAGCTCTCCAAAAACCCACTCTATAACTGTGCTGGCATCGCTGCTATCGCCACCATGAAAATGCTCAACATTCGCTCTGTGGGTCTCTCTCTTTCCCTCGAAAAGGGCCTTCCTTTAGGATCCGGACTCGGGTCCAGCGCTGCCAGTGCTGCGGCGGCGGCTGTGGCTGTGAATGAGCTGTTTGGAAGAAAATTGGAGGTGAAAGATTTAGTCTTGGCTGGATTGGAATCAGAAGCTAAAGTTTCAGGTTACCATGCTGATAATATAGCGCCAGCAATAATgggtggttttgttttgattagaAGTTATGATCCGCTAGAGTTAATGAGTTTACAATTCCCAGTTGAAAAAGATTTGATCTTTGTGCTTGTTAGTCCTGATTTTGAAGCACCAACTAAGAAAATGAGGGCCGCATTGCCTGCTGAAATAGGGATGCCACACCATGTGTGGAATTGTAGTCAAGCTGGGGCTTTTGTGGCTTCAGTGTTGAAAGGGGATTTGGTGGGACTGGGGAAGGCATTGTCAAGTGATAAAATTGTGGAGCCTAAAAGGGCTCCTTTGATTCCTGGGATGGAAGGGGTTAAGAAGGCGGCTCTAGAGGCAGGAGCTTTTGGATGTACAATTAGTGGGGCGGGGCCAACAGCGGTGGCAGTGGTGGACAGTGAGGAGAGAGGAGTGGAGATTGGGGAGAGAATGGTGGAGACTTTTTGGAAAGAAGGCAATCTGAACGCTGTTGCTTCGGTTAAGAGGTTGGATAGAGCTGGTGCTAGACTTGTTGGTAGTGttccaagatga
- the LOC118032285 gene encoding calcium-dependent protein kinase 26, which translates to MGNTCRGSFKGILHQGYNQPDEQSTATASNSKRHASSDHSNSEHSYSSLTSQELTPKKDSNLPLISPTKKDTIMRRSVENQAYYVLGHKTPNIRDLYTLGRKLGQGQFGTTYLCTEILTGIEYACKSICKRKLISKEDVEDVRREIQIMHHLAGHKNIVTIKGAYEDPLYVHIVMELCSGGELFDRIIQRGHYSERKAAELTKIIVGVVEACHSLGVMHRDLKPENFLLVNKDDDFSLKAIDFGLSVFFKPGQIFTDVVGSPYYVAPEVLLKNYGPGADVWTAGVILYILLSGVPPFWAETQQGIFDAVLKGYIDFDSDPWPLISDSAKDLIRKMLCSTPSERLTAHEVLCHPWICENGVAPDRALDPAVLSRLKQFSAMNKLKKMALRVIAESLSEEEIAGLKEMFMAMDTDNSGAITFDELKAGLRRYGSTLKDTEIRDLMDAADVDNSGTIDYKEFVAATVHLNKLEREEHLVAAFRYFDKDGSGYITVDELQQACAEHNMTDVLLEDIIKEVDQDNDGTIDYGEFVAMMQKGNAGIGRRTMRNSLNMSMRDAPGAQYLGNM; encoded by the exons ATGGGCAATACATGCCGTGGATCTTTCAAAGGAATACTTCATCAGGGCTACAATCAGCCCGACGAGCAATCGACCGCCACTGCCTCCAATTCCAAGCGCCACGCCTCCTCTGATCACTCCAATTCTGAGCATTCCTATTCAAGTCTAACCTCCCAAGAACTCACCCCGAAAAAGGACAGCAATTTACCTCTCATTAGCCCCACCAAGAAAGATACAATAATGAGGCGCAGTGTTGAGAACCAGGCTTATTATGTTTTAGGCCATAAAACTCCAAACATTCGTGATCTTTACACTTTAGGTCGTAAATTAGGACAAGGACAATTTGGCACTACTTATTTATGCACTGAGATTCTTACGGGGATTGAGTATGCTTGCAAGTCTATATGCAAAAGAAAGTTAATTTCCAAGGAGGATGTTGAGGACGTTAGGAGAGAGATTCAGATAATGCACCACTTGGCAGGTCACAAGAATATTGTGACCATTAAGGGTGCCTACGAGGATCCGTTGTATGTTCATATTGTAATGGAGCTTTGCTCAGGAGGAGAGTTGTTTGATAGGATCATCCAAAGGGGGCATTACAGCGAGAGGAAGGCAGCCGAGTTGACTAAGATTATTGTAGGGGTTGTGGAGGCTTGTCACTCGCTAGGGGTTATGCATAGAGATTTAAAGCCAGAGAACTTCTTGTTGGTGAATAAGGATGATGATTTCTCGCTTAAAGCTATTGATTTTGGACTCTCTGTGTTCTTCAAACCAG GTCAAATTTTCACTGATGTGGTTGGAAGCCCATATTATGTTGCTCCAGAGGTGCTCCTCAAGAACTACGGGCCAGGAGCAGATGTGTGGACAGCTGGGGTCATATTGTATATATTGCTAAGTGGAGTGCCACCATTTTGGGCAG AAACACAACAAGGAATATTTGATGCTGTGTTGAAGGGTTATATCGACTTCGACTCAGACCCATGGCCCCTAATATCAGACAGTGCTAAAGATCTCATCCGGAAGATGCTTTGCTCTACACCTTCAGAGCGTTTGACAGCTCATGAAGTGCTGT GTCATCCTTGGATATGTGAAAATGGAGTTGCTCCTGATAGAGCGCTGGATCCCGCTGTACTTTCTCGTCTCAAGCAGTTCTCTGCtatgaataaattaaagaagatgGCTTTACGG GTAATAGCTGAAAGCCTTTCTGAGGAGGAAATCGCTGGTTTGAAAGAAATGTTCATGGCTATGGACACTGATAACAGTGGTGCAATCACATTTGATGAACTCAAAGCTGGTTTGCGAAGATATGGCTCTACCTTGAAGGATACAGAGATACGTGACCTTATGGATGCG gCTGATGTGGACAACAGTGGAACAATTGACTATAAGGAATTTGTAGCTGCTACAGTTCATCTTAACAAATTAGAGCGGGAGGAACATCTTGTTGCAGCATTCCGATATTTTGACAAGGATGGAAGCGGTTATATTACAGTCGATGAGCTTCAACAAGCTTGTGCTGAGCATAACATGACTGATGTTTTACTTGAAGACATAATCAAAGAAGTTGATCAAGATAAT GATGGAACAATTGACTATGGTGAATTTGTTGCCATGATGCAAAAAGGCAATGCAGGAATTGGTAGACGAACTATGCGAAACAGTCTGAATATGAGCATGAGAGATGCACCAGGTGCCCAATATCTTGGGAATATGTGA